The Denticeps clupeoides chromosome 5, fDenClu1.1, whole genome shotgun sequence genome includes a region encoding these proteins:
- the pnx gene encoding homeobox protein pnx yields the protein MAESKITPFSIADILDPDKFTGTPGHAGPSCGEAGGGEETPDAGAAGSDPEPPGPRGRAKRFRTAFTLEQLRILERSFQSSHYLSVLERFTIARALRLSETQVKIWFQNRRTKWKKEREGQVCPLGLGPGLGLGPFPQPFGGMHRHQCGPFPQAAFPRRAYCHHAC from the exons ATGGCGGAGAGCAAGATCACCCCGTTCTCCAtcgcggacatcctggaccccgACAAGTTCACCGGCACGCCGGGCCACGCGGGACCCTCGTGCGGCGAAg CAGGTGGCGGCGAGGAGACGCCGGACGCCGGTGCCGCCGGCTCGGACCCCGAGCCTCCCGGGCCCAGAGGCCGGGCGAAGCGCTTCCGCACCGCGTTCACCCTGGAGCAGCTGCGCATCCTGGAGCGCAGCTTCCAGAGCAGCCACTACCTGTCCGTGCTGGAGCGCTTCACCATCGCCCGGGCGCTGCGCCTGTCCGAGACGCAGgtgaagatctggttccagaaccgcaggACCAAGTGGAAGAAGGAGCGGGAGGGCCAGGTGTGCCCCCTCGGACTCGGACCCGGACTCGGACTCGGACCCTTCCCGCAGCCGTTCGGCGGGATGCACCGGCACCAGTGCGGACCTTTCCCGCAGGCCGCGTTCCCGAGGCGCGCCTACTGTCACCACGCCTGCTGA